ataaattctccatctttacatactcaaaagatattaaatttaattattatatttatcttaattaattaattaaatatctcatttaatgtaatgtttgaactcattaaagtgaggtacatgcgCAAGGCGCGTACAACTTCATCTTATACATTGTGTTATGGGCATGAAATGACATGCAGCAGTTACAGCTTAGGAAGAACATGACCTGATAAGAAGGTGTGGAGAATGTGGTTTAGGATAGAGGGTTAGTAGGTAGAAGTACGTCTGTAATAATAGAGAAGAATTCTTTAATTGTATCTGTgccttgttttctttattatctagaAGTGTGGTAATATTCCTTTTAGTGGTTTGATTTTAGGTTTTTTTATTGGTTATACTATTATCTGTTacgagccggaggtctatcgaaaGCAGCTTCTGTATTTCATATGAGGTAGTAATATAGACTGTTTATACTTTACCCTCCTCAAACCCTACTTTGTACAAATACACtgaatatattgttgttattattttgtcGAAAGGACTTCGACCGAACACCTCAATTTagcatatttatataaattttcatctttataaagtaattataaaaatctcaactaattatatatctttgttAGATATATcggaaagctaattatgtatgtTGACACATTCAAAATCTGGGGAAAAAAAATATCGAggactaattatgtatctttacaagaaaaaaatatcgTTGCATGTAtagggagctaattatgtatctcaacagaccaaaaattaagattttcagtaatcatacaaaatatcaaaaaacttTGTAATTAAGCTCCAAATTATCGAAATTTATCTTATTTGCACGTATAATTTATTGGTATTTTTTATGTGTATGACTTATGAGTACATGATAGGTGATTTTTTCAAATTTGGTTCATGctcttatttgttcttttttccaCCTATGAATCTATCCAAAAATGCAAATCCTCACTTGGAGGGAGTATATGTAAAAGACAGTTCTTTTCAATTTAACAAGAGTTCACAGTGTCACGTGATCAGAAGGTCATGAATTAAAGtcgtaaaaataatttttgataaaaatgtaaggTAAGCAGAGACTGAGTCAGAATTTCAGTTAAGGGACTgcagtatttttaaaaaaatacactcAAAAGGGATTCAATACTTACTATTgatgtataaaaattaattttaatcatgtataaatgatatatttttttattgaagagGACCCGGATGAACCCCCTATTAAAGGGTCGGCTCCGCCCCTGAAGGTAAGGCGATGTACAATAAATCCTTGTGGCTCGACGGTTTCATGAATTCCACACATAGCAGAAACATTAGGGTGTCGAAATGCTCTTTTTGCATATCTCTTATTAATCACATAACTTAGAATTAATTCTAAAtccttttaagatttttttttttttttttaacaagagTAACACCTAAAGTCAatgttttatttggataaaatctTGAAATCACAGATACATTGTAACTTTTCTTTCTTAGTCCCTttcatgaataataatttaataatataagtaCACCTCTTAATTTattggagtaaccggtaaagttgttaTGATATGATCAGGTGGTCAACGGTTTAAATCGTGAGAACAATCTcttgcaaaaatacaaaacaagGCTTTATATAATTAACTCTTGTGATTCGGCTCTCTTCGAACTCCACACATAGTAAAAACTTCAGTGCACCAGACTGACTTTTTATTACATatcctttattttgtttttctttccacCAGTGACGGAGGCACCTTTGCTCAAGGGTTCATTCGAACCTCTTTTGacggaaaattatattatttttttactatttttacatattttttcgtatatttacttctaaACTCCCTCAATGAAAATTCTCGCTCCGTCACTATTTTCCacctatttattaattttatctattaatGCAAATACTCACTTGGAGGAAGTAAAATATAGTTCTTTTCAATTTAATAAGAGTTCATAGTGCCAGCAAGATAGAGACTTTTAATAGTGACAAAATAAGCATTTTTAGAACAAGTCAAATTTGTGGTCCTAGAttctagggtttcaaaaataTAACACTTTTATGATGCCATTTTGCATGCCTAGTTGGCTAGTTGATACCTTTATTTAGTGTTCGTGTCAGTTTATGTgcattttaattactttatttgaTGTATGCTAAATGATTTTACCAGCACGAGCAACAAGTAACTTTGTCAATCAACATTTTAGACAGAATTTGTGTATATTAAAATTTGAACCATAAGTActttgcataatttttatttactttattaatcGCTAGATCATGCTTAATTTTCTCATCCTATGAAGGATAAGAACCCAAATTATAAACAAAATTACTCATTAAAACACAAAACTAGAACATTTCATAGTGTTTATGTCACAACATAAAAGAAGTGAACCAAGGTCTCAAGTTCGAGCCTTAGGAATATACAAACTTTTAATAGAAGAAGTGTTTCTTCAACCCCGTATGGCGAGAATCTAAATTAGTAGAGCCAGTAGATTTTAGGTACATACAGAGAGacaaaaaattagatgaaaataCAAATTTTCTAATGAAAGTCCGTTTAGAGAAAGTTCTGGTAGAGAGCGCTTCCCCTTTTGGTGGACTTCACATCACACAAATTCAAATTACTCAGATCAGTAAATTTCAAATACAAAACgattaaacaaagaaaaaaaaaagaaagaatcaagaagaagaaagaaagttttttttttcactccTCCCACTTCCCCTCCCTTTTCGCTCTAGTGACTCGAACTCACAATCTTCTGGTTGGAAGATTGAAAGTGAGTACTTTCCCTTTTGGTGAACTCCACATGACACAAATAATCCAAATCATTCAGATCAGtaaatttcaaatacaaaatgcttaaacaaagaaaaaaaaagaaaaaagaagaaaaaaaattttcaatCCTCCCTAGGATCTCCCAACCCTTTTCGCTCTGATGACTCAAACTCAGAACCTTCAGGTCAGAAGATTGGAAGCGATCAGGGATGCTTACCGTCCGAGCAACTTCCTCCTGTCAAAGAAGAAGAAGCCTTAATAAGGTGTtttaggaagaaaattatttccCCCCTTATGATCCATGATGGTGATTTTGAATGGTATAGTACtactttcatctctttctttttgaTCTTGATCAATATTATTATTTCCAAGTACTCCAATAACACACTTATTTTGGTTCATTCTTTCACTTTCTAACTCTCTATGCTTATGCAAATACCTCTTCAATGGCTCAACATAATCATCAAAACCTAAACTTCCCAAAGCCCAACAAATATCATCACCATTCAAAGTCTTTCTCTTCTCATTGTGACACTTATCACATGCTTCACCTGTCACAAAACTAATAAACTCACTAACACATTCTTGCATAGTCTCTTTTGCCTCTTTTGAAATCTTGGCATTTGGTGGAAGAATTTTCTTCATAATTCTTCCAACATTTGCTATTGGTAATAACCTATCTTGCTCCTTAATCACTCCATTATCTTCACTAATTGAAGTGT
The Capsicum annuum cultivar UCD-10X-F1 chromosome 6, UCD10Xv1.1, whole genome shotgun sequence DNA segment above includes these coding regions:
- the LOC124899207 gene encoding nuclear transcription factor Y subunit B-5-like, yielding MVDNNNINILRSKYHKESSNYTSISEDNGVIKEQDRLLPIANVGRIMKKILPPNAKISKEAKETMQECVSEFISFVTGEACDKCHNEKRKTLNGDDICWALGSLGFDDYVEPLKRYLHKHRELESERMNQNKCVIGVLGNNNIDQDQKERDESSTIPFKITIMDHKGGNNFLPKTPY